A window of Thermoflexus sp. genomic DNA:
AGCTCTTGAAGCCGTGCAGCTCGATCGCCTGGAGTCGCACCGAATCCCTCCCTCCATGGACTTGCAGATCCTGAAACGAGTTTTAATTATAGTGAAAAAGGACGCCGCTGACCCTTTCATCAGGACGTTCAGGCCGGACAGGCCCAACGCCATAGAGCATGCGCCTGGAGCCGGAGGATGTGCGCTATCTGGGCAGCCCGATGGGCTGGATCGTGTTCCGTGACCTGCGGGATACGGAAGAAGAGGCGGTGGAAATCCTGCTGGTGGAGGCCAAAACCGGAAAATCCGGTCTGAACGAGCGGCAGCGGCGCCTGCGCCAGGCGGTGCAGGAAGGCCGGGTGCGGGTGGCGTGGTGGACCGCCAGGCTGGAGCGGGAGATCGATCAGGAGGAAAACCGCCAGGGGATCACATTCCGCGTGCATGTGCGGGAATATGGGGAACGGATCGGCGAGGGAGGAACCTTGCGGCTCAACCCTTGAGGGAGATCCTTCCCTCCGGCGGGAGCCGCGCGGGGAGCGACCCGAATCCCTCAGGTCTTGTCCCCGGATGGATCCGAATTTACTATGATAACCGATGAAGAGACCGGGATCGCCGGGACATGGCTTCCGGCTTCCGGGCCGCGCGCTGCGGAGGGCGGATGTCGGTCGCCTGCCGCTCTCCGGGCGGGATCTGGAGACAGCCGTCGGGCGATGGGGATGATCAAAACGATGCCGATCCACGATCTGGATCTGGAACGCTGGGAGGAATACGAGGACATCCTCACCGACAGCCTGTGGCTGCTGGGCCCCCGGGCCAACCATGGGATGCACACCCCGGAATACTGGGGCAACTTCGTCCCCCAGATCCCCTACCAGGCCATGCGGCGTTTCACCCGTCGCGGAGAGCTGATCCTCGATCCCTTCGCCGGGCTGGGCACCACCCTCATCGAGGCGAAACGGCTGGGCCGCTTCGCCATCGGCATCGAGCTGGTCCCCAGCGTGGCCGAACGGGCCCGCTGGCTCATCGGCCTGGAGGAGAACCCGCATGGAGTTCAGACGGAGCTCCAGATCGGAGACAGCACCGATCCCGCCACCGTCGAGCGCGTCCGGGAGACGATGGCCCGCTGGGGGTTCTCCGGCGCCCAGCTGCTGATCCTGCATCCGCCCTATCATGACATCATCCGGTTCAGCGCCGACCCGCGCGATCTCTCCAACGCGCCCACGGAGGAGGCCTTCTATGAGGCCTTCGAGCGGGTGGTGGAAAATTTCGCCCCGCTCCTGGATCGAGGGCGGTTTCTGGTGCTGGTGATCGGGGACAAATACACGCGGGGGGAATGGATGCCCCTGGGCTTCCGGACCATGGAACGGGTGCTGCGGCACGGGTTCCGCTTAAAGAGCATCTGCGTCAAAGACATCCAGGAGAACCGGGGCAAGCGCGGCCAGTATCACCTCTGGCGCTATCGCGCCCTCAAGGGGAATTTTTACATCTTCAAGCACGAATATGTGATGTTCTTCGAGCGGAAATGAAACAGGGAAATCCCATACCCACCCCGTGACCCTCAGGGGTCAGACATTCCAGACCCTCCCCTTTCGCTATTCTCAGGGGAGGTCATTCCACTCCCGATGCCGGATCCTTTCCAGATCTTCGCTTCGCCATCCCATCACCTCATGCAGGAACGTTCCCACCACCATGACAGTGACCCCATGCTGCGCCAGAAAAGCCTTTGTCCTCTCATCATGAAAGTCCTTGTCGTTTGTCACCAGGTAATCGACCCCAGCTCGAATTGCCGCCAACAGGATGGGGATATCCGTTTCGTCCCGTATCGTGTCCCGGTGCGCCTCGCTGTCCTCCCGCGTCACATCCGGCGCCATCTCGAAGTCCACGTCGACGAGAAAGGTTTCGATGACCTGACGCCGGGCGCCTCCTTTTCGTTCGGCCCACCGTAACACTTCACGCACCGTCTGAGGGGCCAGAACAAGGCGAAAATCCCCTGCCAGCGCGGCGGAGAAAGGCATGGAACCAGCGAGGTTTGAGCACACCGGCGATGAGCACGTTGGAGTCGGCCATCACCCGCAGGTCACGGCCGGCCATACTGTTCCTCGAAGACCTCTCGTTGGATGGCCTCGATCTCCCGTTCCAGCCCCAGCTCGTTCACACCCTCCGCCTCGGCTTCTAACCCGGCACGGCGGCTCAGGGCCTCAAAGCGGGCCAGCGCCGCCTCGCGGCGCAGCCGCTCGTAGTCCGCTACAGAGAGAATCACCACCACGGGAATGTTATCCTTCTCCACGACAAAGCGCTCGCCCTGGGTGATGGCCCGTCGGATGATTTCGCCCAGGTGGGTGCGCGCCCACGTCGCGGGCACGACATGGACGCTCTTTTCCTTCACCGCTGCCATTGCGTTTCCCCCTCGCCGGATTTCAGATGAACCTTGATCAATGATACTCAACTTTGAGGTTCTGAGCCAATCCCATGGGCACCTCCACAAACAAATTCAAGAGCGAGGGGAACAGTTGCTGGAAGCCGCTGAAGGTGGGCTGGGGAGCGGCCTTTCCCATCGCTGCCCTGGCGACGGCCACCCTGACCCTTCATCGGATGTCGCCGGATCGATCCCGGAGCGCCGGCGTGCCTATCGGACGCACGGGTTGAAGTCGGCCCCCAGCCAGATCCGATAGGGGGCTTCCGCGCCCGGCTCGGGGGAAACTTCGAGACGGGACCTCGGCAGCCGGAAGGCCCGCAGGAGCGCCGAAGCGGCCGTGGAGGATCCGGCGGAGCCCATGGCGATCACCCGCGTGGGCTGTCCGTCCGGCGCCGCCTCCACCATCCGGACGGCCTGAAACCCGGCCTCCCGCAGGATCTCCACCGCCATCTCCCCATAAAAGGGATTCCCACTGGCGTTGATGACCTCCACCCGGGCAATGGGCGAAGCTTCCGCGGGTAATGGACCCAGCAGGAACCGCTCCAGGTAGGAATACGCCTGCTCCGTCGGCAGGTAAACAAACAGCTCGCTCCCCGCGGTGGTGGAGATGGTGCTGGGAGCCAGAACCGGATGCAGCCACCCCCGGGCGATGCGGCTCCGATCCAGGCGCACCCCGATGGAAGCCAGCCAGAGCACTTCCTCCAGCCCCAGGTCCGTCTGCACCGTCTGGCGGATCCCGGACCAGAGGGATGGGACGCGCAGGAGCCACCCGCCTTCCTTCAACCGATCCAGCAATCCTTCCAGCACCTGCTGCTGCCGGCGCGAGCGGTCGAAATCGCTGGTCGAATGCCGGGACCGCATATACCACAGGGCCTGCTGGCCATCCAGATGGTAGCGGCCCGGCGCGGGCAGGGCGAGCGTGTCGGTGATCGCCGGGTTGTCGGGATCCGGGAACACATCATACAGCGGACATCGGACGTTCACGTCCACCCCGCCCAGAGCATCGATGATGGTCCGCATTCCCTCGAAATCCACCAGGGCGTAGCCGTGAGCGGTCAGCCCCAGATTGTAGCGAAGCGTATCCTGAAGCAGGCCATAGCCCCCGCCCGGGTAACGGGCCAGCTCCCCATAGACATAGGCGGTGTTGGTCTTGTTGAAACCCCAGCCCGGGATATAGGTCCATAGATCCCGCGGGATGCTGAGCAACCGCACCGAGGGCTCATCCGGATCGATCGAGGCGAAGATGATCGTGTCCGTTCGCCCAATCCGCTCCCCCGGGCGTCGATCGCTTCCCAGCAACAGCAGGTTCACCCGTCTGGGCGGAAAGGCCAGAGGCGGACGGGGCTCGGGGATCCCATCCAGGCTTCCCCCAGAAACCCCGGGACGAGGAGTGGGGGTGACGGCCCAGCGGGCCGGGAAGGCCGGAGTGGGCATCGATGGGGGCGGGATAGGCGTGAACGTAGGCGCAGGCGTGGGCGTGGAAGTCGGCGTCCCAGTGGGTGGAAGGGTGGGCGTGGGCCCCGAAGATGGGGTGGACGCAGACCGCTCGAGCCCATTAAGCCCATGCTCAGAATTCCCAGGCGGTCGATTCGTCCACATCGCATGGCTCATCCAGATCAAGCTCTGGATGATCATCATGAACCCGATGAGGGCGAGCGCTCTTCCCAACCAGCGGATGGACATCGTGAGTGCCTCGACAAAAGAGCGTTGGCGACGGTGGACAGAGCCCTACATAGACGTGGAAGAGATGGAGGTCCCCTGGATCTGCCCCCGCAGGAACATCGCCAGCGCCTCCTTCTGCGCCTCCTCCGCCTCTACCCCTGCCAGCTGCTCCAGCAGCCACCCGATGATCGCCGGGTTCAACCGCGCCACCTGAGCCACCCACTCCCGAACCCGCCCGGCCCGGTGGGGATCTGGATCATGGAAAAGCTCCAGCAGGCGTCGAGCGAAAGGACCGGAGGTCACGGGAACCTGATTATCGAAGAAAGCGGACAGCGCGTAATGGAGCATGAAATCCACCAGTCCGCGGAGCTTCTCCCAGACCGGATCCCCCGGGATCATCAGGGCGATAAAAGCGTGATAATAAGGCAGGGAACCGGCGAAGTCCCGACGGTAGTTGAAAAGCTCTCCCGCCCGCACGGAGCAGTAGCTGGCTGCCCGCCAGCGGATCTCATAGGGTCCAATCCCCGGAGTGCGCATCTCCCACAGATCCAGGGTCATCCGCAGAGACTGCAAAAAGCGCTCCCGGGCCATCGGGAAGTTTCGATCTCGCCGGTAGCTCATCCCTTCCTCGAACAGCGCCCGGGCATCCCCCAGGGAAGGGGCAAGCCCCGACGGATAGGTGACCCCGGCCAGATCCGCCCGCAGGGCCTCAAACACTGGACCCTGCAATGGATCCTCATGCGGGATCCAGCGGAAGGTCCCATTCTCCGCCCCCAGCAAGCCCTCCCGCGCCATCCCCCGGAGCATGGCTTCGACTTCCACCACGGGAAGCCCGAGGAGGAAAGCCAGCGCTTCCGGCTCCAGCAACCAGTTCGCCATGCC
This region includes:
- a CDS encoding Holliday junction resolvase-like protein; translation: MRLEPEDVRYLGSPMGWIVFRDLRDTEEEAVEILLVEAKTGKSGLNERQRRLRQAVQEGRVRVAWWTARLEREIDQEENRQGITFRVHVREYGERIGEGGTLRLNP
- a CDS encoding DNA methyltransferase, with protein sequence MITDEETGIAGTWLPASGPRAAEGGCRSPAALRAGSGDSRRAMGMIKTMPIHDLDLERWEEYEDILTDSLWLLGPRANHGMHTPEYWGNFVPQIPYQAMRRFTRRGELILDPFAGLGTTLIEAKRLGRFAIGIELVPSVAERARWLIGLEENPHGVQTELQIGDSTDPATVERVRETMARWGFSGAQLLILHPPYHDIIRFSADPRDLSNAPTEEAFYEAFERVVENFAPLLDRGRFLVLVIGDKYTRGEWMPLGFRTMERVLRHGFRLKSICVKDIQENRGKRGQYHLWRYRALKGNFYIFKHEYVMFFERK
- a CDS encoding PIN domain-containing protein; translation: MPFSAALAGDFRLVLAPQTVREVLRWAERKGGARRQVIETFLVDVDFEMAPDVTREDSEAHRDTIRDETDIPILLAAIRAGVDYLVTNDKDFHDERTKAFLAQHGVTVMVVGTFLHEVMGWRSEDLERIRHREWNDLP
- a CDS encoding type II toxin-antitoxin system Phd/YefM family antitoxin, which encodes MAAVKEKSVHVVPATWARTHLGEIIRRAITQGERFVVEKDNIPVVVILSVADYERLRREAALARFEALSRRAGLEAEAEGVNELGLEREIEAIQREVFEEQYGRP
- a CDS encoding LCP family protein, producing MSIRWLGRALALIGFMMIIQSLIWMSHAMWTNRPPGNSEHGLNGLERSASTPSSGPTPTLPPTGTPTSTPTPAPTFTPIPPPSMPTPAFPARWAVTPTPRPGVSGGSLDGIPEPRPPLAFPPRRVNLLLLGSDRRPGERIGRTDTIIFASIDPDEPSVRLLSIPRDLWTYIPGWGFNKTNTAYVYGELARYPGGGYGLLQDTLRYNLGLTAHGYALVDFEGMRTIIDALGGVDVNVRCPLYDVFPDPDNPAITDTLALPAPGRYHLDGQQALWYMRSRHSTSDFDRSRRQQQVLEGLLDRLKEGGWLLRVPSLWSGIRQTVQTDLGLEEVLWLASIGVRLDRSRIARGWLHPVLAPSTISTTAGSELFVYLPTEQAYSYLERFLLGPLPAEASPIARVEVINASGNPFYGEMAVEILREAGFQAVRMVEAAPDGQPTRVIAMGSAGSSTAASALLRAFRLPRSRLEVSPEPGAEAPYRIWLGADFNPCVR